The proteins below come from a single Lepeophtheirus salmonis chromosome 4, UVic_Lsal_1.4, whole genome shotgun sequence genomic window:
- the chic gene encoding profilin, giving the protein MSWESYVQEQLVATKMVTQAVICGHDGNIWAQSLGFAVTAAELKTLASMYGSAEMLAQNGIVIAGTKYMYISSTDRVVRAKKGKGGIHCMKTTQAIILSVYETPVIPEQAASVTEKLGDYLISVGY; this is encoded by the exons ATGTCTTGGGAATCCTACGTGCAGGAGCAACTCGTTGCCACCAAAATGGTGACCCAGGCTGTTATCTGTGGCCATGATGGAAACATTTGGGCACAGAGCTTGGGGTTCGCA GTTACAGCTGCTGAGCTCAAGACGCTGGCTTCCATGTACGGCAGTGCGGAGATGCTGGCTCAAAATGGCATTGTCATCGCTGGCACCAAGTACATGTACATCTCATCCACGGATCGGGTCGTGCGCGCTAAAAAGGGAAAGGGCGGCATTCACTGCATGAAGACTACGCAAG CCATCATCCTCAGCGTCTACGAAACGCCAGTCATACCCGAACAAGCCGCCTCAGTCACGGAAAAACTCGGAGATTACCTCATTTCCGTAGGATACTAA
- the LOC121116486 gene encoding nudix hydrolase 3 — translation MSNLTNCKMSKLFLGRSLSSGVLQTKLCENIIFSKQGIDTFREAVSSKSLPKFRKVNKLEKGITNYSVLVPFVSPNGKEEELHLLYTKRAAFLRSHSREICFPGGKVEENETLEIAALRETREELSIPEESVQIIASLQPVPTRKGKGIVTPLVGIVKDITTIKPCTEEVERTILVPLSELIDESTLGYTQFKFNENSGGYSLPVYRTNSQDRIWGMTAIMTYQVLTTLLNRNLYRHRIPYQPPY, via the exons ATGTCAAATTTGACTAACTGCAAAATGTCGAAGCTGTTCCTTGGACGATCTCTATCCTCAGGAGTGCTGCAAACTAAGTTATGTGAGAATATTATCTTTTCTAAGCAAGGAATAGACACTTTCAGGGAGGCCGTGTCCTCCAAATCTCTACCTAAATTCAGAAAGgtaaacaaattagaaaaaggGATCACGAACTACTCCGTCCTTGTTCCTTTTGTGAGCCCCAATGGCAAAGAAGAAGAGCTTCATTTGCTCTACACTAAAAGAGCAGCATTTTTGAGGTCTCATTCCAGGGAAATATGTTTTCCTGGGGGTAAAGTCGAAGAGAATGAAACATTAGAAATAGCTGCATTGAGGGAGACAAGAGAAGAACTCTCCATTCCTGAGGAGTCTGTTCAAATCATTGCGTCTCTTCAACCTGTTCCGACACGAAAAG GGAAAGGGATCGTCACACCCCTGGTTGGGATTGTTAAGGACATAACTACTATAAAACCATGCACTGAAGAGGTTGAAAGGACCATATTAGTCCCCCTATCGGAACTAATAGATGAATCTACTTTGGGATACACTCAGTTCAAGTTTAATGAGAACAGTGGCGGTTACTCTCTTCCAGTCTATAGAACCAATTCTCAAGACCGAATATGGGGAATGACTGCTATAATGACTTATCAAGTACTGACCACATtgttaaatagaaatttatatcgTCACCGCATCCCATATCAACCCCCTTATTGA
- the pths gene encoding probable ATP-dependent RNA helicase DDX47 produces MLVRVNTKLIMSSTEDETNSKESPFQDEKEEDTTTFSDLGLTEVLCEACESLGWKTPSKIQKEAIPVALTGRDIIGLAETGSGKTAAFALPVLQSLLEKPQRFFALVLTPTRELAYQISEQFEKLGKSIGVKCVVLVGGMDMVSQALVLGKKPHIIIATPGRLIDHMENTKGFDLRSLKYLIMDEADRILNMDFEIEVDKILSALPRGEGRKNMLFSATMTKKVAKLQRASLRDPVRVEVSSKYQTVDKLLQYYLFIPLKYKEMYLVHIINELAGNSFIIFSSTCSGTLKLALLLRNLGFTAIPLNGQMSQNKRLASLNKFKNKSRSILIATDVASRGLDIPHVDVVINYDIPTHSKDYIHRVGRTARAGRSGRAITFVCQYDVELYQRIETLIGKKLPLYSGATEEEVMVLGDRVNEAVRFAKMEMKDMEEKKKEKGKKRKSAADDYDDGENFTGVRNRFKKSDNKKKRKTVR; encoded by the exons ATGTTGGTGAGAGTTAACACTAAACTCATAATGTCATCAACAGAGGACGAAACCAATTCCAAAGAAAGTCCATTTCAGGATGAGAAAGAGGAGGATACAACAACGTTTAGCGACCTGGGTCTGACAGAAGTCCTTTGTGAAGCTTGTGAGTCCTTGGGATGGAAGACACCGTCCAAAATTCAGAAAGAGGCCATTCCTGTAGCTTTAACTGGTCGGGATATAATTGGATTGGCGGAAACGGGATCTGGAAAGACTGCAGCCTTTGCTCTACCTGTATTACAGTCTCTTTTAGAGAAACCCCAGCGATTTTTTGCCCTTGTTCTTACGCCCACTCGTGAATTGGCTTATcag ATTTCTGAACAGTTTGAAAAACTAGGCAAATCCATTGGTGTGAAATGTGTGGTCCTCGTTGGAGGTATGGACATGGTGAGTCAGGCACTTGTCCTAGGAAAGAAGCCTCACATCATCATTGCTACTCCAGGGCGACTCATTGATCACATGGAAAACACGAAAGGATTTGATCTTCGCTCTCTCAAATACCTTATCATGGATGAGGCAGATCGTATATTGAACATGGACTTCGAAATTGaagtagataaaatattaagtgcACTTCCTCGTGGAGAGGGGCGGAAAAACATGCTCTTCTCAGCTACAATGACTAAAAAAGTTGCCAAATTACAAAGAGCCTCTCTTCGTGATCCTGTTCGGGTTGAAGTCTCCTCTAAATACCAAACAGTGGATAAACTTCTacaatattatctttttatacCACTTAAGTATAAAGAGATGTATTTGGTTCATATAATCAATGAGTTAGCCGGAAATAGTTTCATCATTTTTAGTTCTACTTGTAGTGGAACTCTCAAACTTGCACTTCTTCTACGAAATCTAGGATTCACTGCTATTCCTTTGAATGGACAAATGTCTCAAAACAAACGCTTAGCTTCTCTcaacaaattcaaaaacaaaagtagGTCCATACTCATTGCAACTGATGTAGCCTCGAGAGGGTTAGATATTCCTCACGTAGACGTTGTCATTAATTATGATATCCCTACACATTCCAAAGACTATATTCATCGAGTAGGTAGGACGGCACGTGCTGGACGATCCGGACGAGCAATTACATTCGTTTGTCAGTATGATGTGGAGTTATATCAACGGATTGAAACTCTCATCGGTAAAAAGCTACCCCTCTACTCGGGAGCTACTGAGGAGGAAGTTATGGTATTAGGAGATCGAGTCAACGAAGCAGTTCGTTTCGCCAAAATGGAGATGAAGGATATggaggaaaagaagaaagaaaaggggAAAAAGCGAAAATCGGCAGCGGATGACTATGATGATGGAGAAAATTTTACTGGAGTTAGAAATCGTTTTAAAAAATcggataataagaaaaaaagaaagacagtGCGCTAG